ACTTGTGTATACATTGCACAGTATTANNNNNNNNNNNNNNNNNNNNNNNNNNNNNNNNNNNNNNNNNNNNNNNNNNNNNNNNNNNNNNNNNNNNNNNNNNNNNNNNNNNNNNNNNNNNNNNNNNNNNNNNNNNNNNNNNNNNNNNNNNNNNNNNNNNNNNNNNNNNNNNNNNNNNNNNNNNNNNNNNNNNNNNNNNNNNNNNNNNNNNNNNNNNNNNNNNNNNNNNNNNNNNNNNNNNNNNNNNNNNNNNNNNNNNNNNNNNNNNNNNNNNNNNNNNNNNNNNNNNNNNNNNNNNNNNNNNNNNNNNNNNNNNNNNNNNNNNNNNNNNNNNNNNNNNNNNNNNNNNNNNNNNNNNNNNNNNNNNNNNNNNNNNNNNNNNNNNNNNNNNNNNNNNNNNNNNNNNNNNNNNNNNNNNNNNNNNNNTATAGGACCATACATTGAGTGAGTACAGTAATTAAAGATACTTTAGGATTGGCACTCTGGCGGGTCATACTTCGAATGTAAGCCATTCCATTTTAGAGGCATGTACAAAAATGCCGTGCATCGGTAGAAAGCAAACCCCTACTTTTATAAGCAGTATAGATAACATCAACAGCAAGGTATAGCTTAATTGCATGTGCTTATGTGAACTATATAATTAATTAATGTTGGCATGTACAATGTTGATATATGATTGACACAAGCTATATGCGATAGCAAAGCAACTCGGCCTCTTATAGTGAACCTACGTGCTTATATTTTCTTAGTTTCTTTTTGTAACTCACATCATGCATGTGCTCTCGACTAACATCTTTTTCTGATATCATGATTTGCAGCCAAAGCGTTGGAGCTATTTTTGCAAGACTTATGTGATAGGACATATAATATCACTGTTGAAAAAGGGGTCAAAACAGTGAGTTCATCACATCTGTAAGTTTCCTTGACCTTATGTGTTTTGTCATATCGAAACACCTTTTTGTTTGACTGGAGAGATAACTTATATTACCATATGAAACTTCTTGATTATTATGGCAAAACCTTGGAAGCACTACCATTTGTCATTTTGATTTTTCTTGGCAATACATGTTCTTACAATTTTGTACCCATAAATTGTTTCCTCAAGTTACTGTCATATTCTGTCGCTTGTGTAGTTTATGTAGTGTCCAAATATACCAATGAGCAAGTTGCGCAGTAACACTACAAATATCACATGGGAAAATAACATCGTTTCACTGATGACATACCCTCAGGATCCCCACCTTTCATTGTCACATTGGCTGTTATTTTCCAATTTGCAGCTTTACTAAACAAATTCACTTGTATAACAAACATCAGAAGTGAAAAGCTTTGACGTACTGATATTGCTCTAGTACTCTTTCACAATGACATTTTCAGGAAGAGTCAACAAATATGGGCTAGCTCCTTTTGAACTGAATTTAATGTCATAGTTGGTTAGCTTATATGTCAATCCTATAACTGATTGGGCCCTGGTGCTACTTTTTGCCAAAGTCAGCAGCGTGTTATATATGGATTATGGAAGCTGTAAAAGTACCTTTCCTGATACATGTTTTGAACTAAAAGAGAGGTAGGTAAGCATGTGTCTTGTGGTGGTCTATGCTGATTTTGGGGTATTACCGTCTTGGTGGGGTCCTCAGGGACATGCAGTTGGGTGGTGGTTGCATCATTTCAATTTGTGGTAGAAATGGGACTTATTTTCTTGATCCTgatatgtattatttccttgaGCAAAACATTTGTTTTTTTTCTGACGGTCCCATTATCTCATTCAGTATTATGCTATTACAGGAAACAGTGCATTCATAGTTACGATGTGTATGATTTTTTGAAGAACGTAGCCAGCAAAGTTCCAGATTTGGGTGCACCTGATTCTAGTGTTGATGATAAACTTGGCAAAAGAAGGTAAGGTTTCAAATTGTGGTTAATTAGAGTCTGATATGAACTTTAATAATTGGTTAATTTGAGTTTATATGAACTTTAATAATTGCTGAAATGTCATCAGGAAACATGGTGAAGATGAAAGCGAGGAGGAATCGAAGCGGACAAGAAATGTTAGTCTCTCTGACCTGTTCCTTTTCTTTTTATGTTACACTTACATGTACATTTTTGTGAACAGTTTTTAGTATGAGCTCAGGATTTTCATTTTCTCTGCTATTCAGCCTGTAGCTCGTTTCGTATGTCACAAAATATATGTTCACCCCATTTTATGTCGCCCATTCGACCTCCTTTTGCTGATAAAAGTCTTGCACATGCAGGAGGCAGCATGCCACACAAGCAACGGCAGAGGGCGCGGGAGGGGACGTGGGAGAGGTCGCCGTGCTGGGCGTGGAGCTGAGAGGGAGATTGAACACCATGAATTAGGTTGTGCCCAATTTAGCAAACCAGGCCACCTGAAGGTAGAGATTGGAGACGTTGTTCTGGACACAAGTGAAACCAAAGAGCATACCCCTTTGAGCAATGCCAGGGCCTCCTTAAGGAACATTGACTTGAACTTAGATCTTGCTGACTACGAGGAGGATACGCCGCAAGTCCAGCCTTCGGCTCCTTCAGCTCCTGTGGTGACCGTGGCACCGCAAGTCCAGACTTCAGGACCGTCGGTTTCACAGTTGAAAGAAGAAGTGGAGACCAAGGATTTCCTGGGCTGGCAAATGCCTGAGATGAACAAGATGGCCATGGACCCGGTGCAGTTTGCGCTGTCGTCAAACCATAGATTAGAGGAGGACGAAGACTATGACAATGAAGAATGACGTGACTCTAGCGTGGATTTAGTTTGAGAAGCTGATAGGTAGACATGACATGATGTACATCCTAGCAGGCCCAGCTTGACAATGTAGTAGCAATTCTCTTGTAGTATGTGTACCCGCAGATGCTGCAGAAGTGATTTAGGATGTGACATATGTTGATTGCTCAATAGCCAGTAGTAGCTAGTATTTTGTGTAGCAACTATATAGTGTAGCAACTATATAACTAGACAGGTTCGCCGGTTGTAAATCATGGTTGCTTTTAGATCAAATGCTATGTCATAATGCTTATGTTAGCTCTTATGAGGTTCCTCCACTCTTCCAGGTGGATTTTCTCTCTTGCTTTAGTTATTAACAATCTCGTGTTATTTGTGATTTTTCTCTTCCAGGTGGAATTTTTCACTTGCTTTGGTGATCAACAATCTTGTGTTATTTGTGATTATTTTCTCTTCCTGGTGGGATTTTTCACTTGCTTTAGTGATCAACAATCTTGTGTTATTTGTGAATATTTCTCTTACAGGTGATATTTTTCTCTTGCTAAGTGATTAACAATCTTGTGTTATGTGTGAATTTTTCTCTTCCAGGTGGGATTTTTCTCTTGCTTTAGTGATTAACAATCTTGTGTTATTTGTGATGCAAGACATCAAGCTTTGGAGATATGTGGGAGGTTTAGTGCAAACAAGCAAAATACTTGTGGGAATCATAGACATGGCAGGAAGCAGGTTTATTTCATCATATTACACCAGTATCCAGTGAGGCTGGCGTGTTGGATAGGCCCCATCCACAAGCTTGAGCGGTTCAGCTCACATAACATATTTATTTACATCTTTTCAGGCGGCCGGCTTGAAGTCCTGGAGCTGCTTGAAGTTCTCCCAGGCCTTCTCCCACACCTTGGCCTCGTAGAGCTTCTTGGCGCCGCCTTCCTTGACCTCGATGGTGAAGTAGTGCATGCACCCGGCCACCACCTGCTGCCTCACCTTCACCAGCCTCTCGAACTCCAGCAGCGCGTTCTGCGCCCAACAAAATTCACCACCGATCCGTCAGGCAGGTTAATCAAGAAAATTCACCACCGATCCGTCAGGCAGGTTAATCAAGAAAATTCACCACCGATCCATCAGGTTAATCAGTCAGTTACAGTTAATCGTATGAGACGCCAGATGACTTGGGATCGGGCGGGGATGATCTTACGGCCTTGGTGTTGTGCTCGGCGACGGCGAAGCGCGCGAGCTCGATGGTCTCGAGGTCGTTCTCCCGCCCCGCCGGCGCGTCCTGGACGCCGCCCAGCAGAGCGCCGCGGCCGCGTAGCCCCCCGCCCTGCGCCGCCTCGGCCATGGCTGCCGTGCGTCCGGAGGGTGGATTGTACGACGGATGGCCGCTGCAGAGAGTCTGAGAGAGAACAGATCTGTTCCGTGAGTCCAGACGATGTTGATCGAGGGAAGTGGGGGACGAGACTTTATAGCGAGGTGGGGGGTAGAGGGATTCCGTTTTTGTGCGATGTTCCCTGTCAAACGACGTGTGATTTGCGGGGGCGCGACAGCTATGGGCGACGGACGGACCGGACGCGGTACGCGGCCGCGCTGGCGCTGTGCGTCGACGCGACGGACGCGGTACGCAGCAGCGCTGGTGCtgtgcgacggcgacggcgacggatggCGTTGTTGTAATACTTAGCTCCGAAGGCAAGTGCGGGCGAAGCAAAGAGCAGGGTATCCGTCCTGAAAACTCATacatgattctttttttgttgttgttaatcatgTCATAAGATCACATGGCACATATGTCATAACCAACTCATAAGATTCATAACCAACTCATAAGATTCATATGATGTCAAAAAAGAAAAACTCATAAGATTCATATATTTCATAATTGTAACATACTCCCGAGTAGGACGTtttggtgcccaggctcatctgcaccctgTTAGAAAACAATTcgtaacaaattcaaaaaaaataaaaaataaaccaaaacaaaatttttgaggtagacaatttgatgcgtgaggcctgctccaaatttcaagtcatttggacgtCTGAGCTGCTCTCAGCAAGAAAGACAAATCAGAccaaaacagtacatgaacagtaaatATTTTTACGGACCTCTAATTTGTCTTTTTTTGCCGAGAGCTCTCCAGATgttcaaatgatttgaaaatttgatcgaacctcacgcatcaaatgGTCTACCGCATGGaaaaaaaattgatattttttgaattttcctagtatttattttgatttttttcgttagcgggggtgcagatgagctcgggtgcagagatggattttccCATACTCCTTCCATTCACagatataagatgttctaacttttttttttctgaatcggatgtatatagacgtttTCTTTTGAGGAATCAACAGGAGCTCTGTCTTTTCattaaaataaaaaaaaggaattaaaataaaAAGAAGAGAATTGACCAGTTTATAAGAAAAACTGATCGAAAATCGATACATTTGTGAGACGCGCACACGCAAGCTCCGAAGCCACGCACCCGGTGAGCCGACGACTCTGCCACACGAGTGACCGGAGATGACACCCTACAACACTAGAGGACTCCGAAGCCATGCTCCGACTTTCAAACCGGCCTCGAGGCTGCGCACCAAACTAGTCGATGACACTGCTGCCCAAGCGACCAAGGCCAACAGTACATAGGCCAACAGTACATAGAGGAAAGCAACGAGGAATGCCACCGGCACGCTCCAACAAGGTTGGAACTTGGGTTTTCATTCCGACGTCCGAGATTGATATGACAAGCGAGGTGAAGGGACTCCACGACACCACCTCTAAGGAGGGAACGACATCCAAAGACGCCGCCGGCGTCGGCGTCGAATGAGGTCGGCTTTTGCTCGGAGCTCACCAAACCCGTCATCGCTGCAGCCTGCCCAGCAAGCCAACCACCACCGGCAGCTTGCTAGCCGTCTTTGCCCAAGCCCCGCAGCGAAGTGTGCATGCAAGGATGAACACCTCAGCCTCGACAAGGATCTTTTCTACGACAGACATTTGGCGACCAACTAGGATGTCACCAGTGTCATCATCCCACAGGACCATCCAACCCAATGAACATTGTCTAGTAGATGGCGGTCTGCGCAACGGTGGCGGCGACAGTCTCACCGCAGGTCACATTCTCGGTTTATGGAAAATCAAAGACGATTTACTATGAGTAGTGAAATACTATGGTTGTCCAAAAGAAGAGACAGAAGTTGGCTACAGAATGAAACCAGTAGTTAGCATATTTATCAACCCATATTTATTTGGATGATACTAGGTGGCAAAATCATATACATAGACAATGACATAACTTCAGTCCCTTCAACAAGCACAGAAGAGAGAGAGAACAAAATAACAAGTGATAGATCATCAAAGTAATCATCCATTAATAGGTGCATACAAGTGTCAGCATTCATATACAATTCCAGAGTTTGAACCTTTACTCCTCAGTCAGATAAGACATGCTCCCTCTGTTTATTTTTACTCCGCACATTAGGTTTGTCTTAAGTCAAACCTTCAAAAGTTTGGCCAAGTTTCTGctaaaaaataccaacattcacaatatcaAATAAATACACTaacataaatttggtcaaactatactaagtttgacttaagacaaaccTAATATGTGGAGTGAAAAGGAACAGCATGAGTACTTCACTGTTTTTGCTTGTTCATCCAAGACTATCATCTTTTTCTTCTGCATGTGCCTCTGTCATCCACCAGGCAAAACCACTCACAATCACAGGGCCTAAACAACAGCCCCCCATAAAATGTATGCAGTCCATAATTCTTTGTGATCTTGAATGCAAACGCCTACAGGTTATGTGATATTAAAAATGAATACAAAcataaaaaggaaagaagaagatcATATGTATCTGCTTGTCTGTGAGATTTTACCAGTAAGGGTCATTGGGTTTAGGCTTGACTAGTACAGAAAGATGACGCGCCAGCCGACCATTTTGCCGGACTATCTTGCCACTAACGTTGTAGCTCCTTTCAAGGCCAGAAATCATATTGTACAGCTCCTCTTTCTTCCCATCGATTTGCACTAGGCGGCTTGCAACATCTTTTTGTTGCTCAGCTGTGAGGCCCTGAACAGGTTTGGACAAGCTTAAAATGAGATCCTATTATTAAGAATCAGACGATGAGAACACTGCGACGTTATTTACATAatgacaattttttttgttttgcagggATTTACGAGATTGAAGTCATATATATCGCGTGATAAAAAGGATCTAGTAATAGATTCATGGATGCAACCCTACATATATTTTTAAATTTGAATACAACACTTTGGACAGTGTCACCACAAATAACACTTGGATGATGACTAGTTAGGAAAGGTTTAGTTGTTTACACTGCGTTCTGTTGAGCTAACTTGTCAACATGTTGGTCAAATTAGAAGTATTATTGAGTGCACAAGTAAAAGAAGAGACCATTCTACCTAAATACCCTTAAAATGCGGGAACAAATTAAACAATCTACTAGTCCTATAAAAGCACAagaggggcagatccaaaccatctcAACCATCTAACAACACGATCTATGGTCCAAATCGTCCAAATGTTGAGCATCAACCATGTTGAACcgtcctaagagcatctacaaccacactTGACAAATTTGCCCCCCTATACATCCGCGGACAGCATGGGCTCACCCTTCATATGTCCCTGTCCGAAGCTGTTCCCCTCATTTCACAACCCTCAAATTCATGCAAAGCCGATCATGTAGGAACAAAGACCATACATCAAACATAGAGGATTCATCACGTTGCATCACAAACAACAAAATCATACTAGACTTTTGCATAGTTCATTGTTGGTCAACCAAAAGGGGCGCTAGTTCATCATTAGACAGGACAGTTCTATACTACTATACATACATGAAACTAAAGGAGGAAATGATTCACCGGCACGGCGCCTTGCCCTTCCCCTTGACGGCCGTAGTACATGGTGAAGACCGTGTAGGGGTCATCATCCGGGGGGGCTGTCGGAGTCGAAGGAGCTGCCGTTGGAGCTGATATCTTATGGAGGTCACACAGCCACTGAGCCACAGTACCTTTTTTCCGGGATAAATCCAGATAGACAAATAACAAAGAACTTGCCAGAGAGTATTTTATGTGAGTGCAGTCTTGTTTTTGTTGTTAACATTGAAAGTGTCGCATACTGGATCATTCAAATAGGATTGTGATGCTGGCTATATTACAGGAGCAAGTGGAATGTTTCTTAATGTTTAGTTCAAGGGACAAAACGTGAGAGACACACCACTGCACGGACCATGGTCGACTCAAAGGTATAACTATGACTGTACGACTAGATAGCTAATTGTTCCAGGGAAGCCGCAATGTTTGTTGCAAGTTCTGACAAGATTTTTTGTGTATGCAGAAAATTAAGAATCCCAACTACAAGCCAAACACGACAACCCAGGTACATTTCTTTCCACCTGAGCTTATCTCTGCTGCACATCCAGTCTTGCACTGTGATTCTTACCGACTAACTTTGCTGTTCATTTATGCTACTGGCAATCATGACAGTGCATAATGAATAAAGCATTCTTGTACTTCTAAACTTGATGGTTTAGAAGCAAGAAAAGATAAAAATTCATTTCACCACCCTCTTTTTTGTACATGAAAGTGATTGGTAGATCATAATAAATATTGAAGTGCACTATTGAACCATATCAACTTCATATTAAGAATGAAGCTCGTTTGTGACAAACTGAGGCTGACCTTAAGATTTTAATATGGCCAATTATGCTGAGAAACGAACATTCATGAAAATGTCATAAAAAATAGGAATCCATAAATTTATGCTATGCGTTTGCAATTATTTATGCATCTCTGCAAAGCAGGCTGTGCACTGTGTGAAATTATTATGTAAGTAGTACTAAGTTTTCAGGCTAACTCTTGTACTGCAAGCTGAAAGTGTGAAACAAATCCTCACATCCGATCCTACATTGACACATGGGGCATCACCATGAGGCTATGCATTGGCCATGCCCTTAGAGCTCTGAAGTATCTGCAGCGTCCGCCTAGGCGTACATGGCGGCGATTTGGGCTAAATCAGACGTCATAGACAGAGCAAGCAGGGGGAGCAGATCTCTCAGGCAGGAAAAGCTAGTTCGTCGCATGGAAACTGACAAGGGGTAACGAAAATAGAAAAGTAGGCTCCATGCTCCTCTCTTCCTCTTTGGAACGTTGGCAGCGGCTAACGACTAGCTGCTCCGCAGTCCCAGCAGCACAGCAGCCTTCTCTACCTCCAGTCAGCATGTGATTCTCGGTCTCTCCTCCCCTGCTCTCTTGTGCACCTGTGCTCCTTTGATTTAGGAATTCCTAGTGCTCTGCTTTGATTTGTGACTGATATGTAGCGCTATGCCGTGTGCTATGCACATGCCTTGCCATGAATGTGTATTGTACTGTTATTTTTATGCTGTGATTTTATGGCGTGTAACCATGTATGTCCACTAAATACTACTCTATTCTGCTCCCATAGAAGTTCAGAAGTGTCTAGGGCGTTGCCTGACCCTACGCTTAAAAGGTGCCTATTTGACGAGTATGTCATCAAGGGATGGTCGTATTTTATTGTGTACACATATGCATTGCACGCATGGGTTACAAGAAATAAGATGTAATTAAAATGGTTTTTGTAAATTATTAGCACAGGGCAATAACTACACAGTTGGCAATCCATCAATGGGCAGGAAAACAATTAAATTTGTGAATTTTGCAGAGCATGTAACGTACATTCGTGTTGATGAGCCGTGGCAGGAACCGCTGTTGATCCTCTGCCGCAGTCGATGAGATGCCGAACCCCTGTGGTCTTCGGAGCGTGAATCGACCAAGTGTCCTCGCCGCATATCGAAGTGCCACCATCCCTGATTCTGCTTTCTCTTGAACCTAGCGTGGCCTGTGTGCATATTTATATTGAGTAAGGAGGATTTATCTGTATGGATCAACAAAGCTAACCTATCTTGCTCTTGCAAAACAACGCATCGGCTATCCTACTATGAACATTGTTGAAGATATCTTTGTTCTCCTTCTCTTGAAGGTGATCCACTTGTGTTGGTGACACCAACTTTCATAGCACTGGGAGGTATGTACACATGTAATTCAGTACCTTCCTAGCGTATATATTGAAACGGAAATTAATTTTAACTTCAAAACCAGAAAATGAAGCCTTGTGTAACATTGTTAGTGAGGTTGACTAGGTAAAAAACCCAAAGAATGATTGACTTGTAACAGGATACACATAATTGCAGGAGAAATTGTATGAATAAACAAGAAACCAACAATTTCTCTTGTGTGCATAATCTGAGCAAAAATACATAAAGGCTTGCAGCATGGCATAACACGGAAGGTGGAACCTGAAGATCAATCAACTAACATGCAAAAGGGGATATAATCACTTTAAACGGTAATATTTTAGGTCTGAGTGTCTGACTGTTAAAATCAACAACATAGCATAATAGTACCACCATATTACCAATCATAAACAAGATTAGGGGCATCTACCATGCCAATAATACCACTAGTACTAGTGTGTTAACCAATTTCGGCCAGTATAACCAAGACAAAGCTCCTGCTCTCTCAAATTGCATGTTACTCCTAAGCTTTGATTTCAGGTCAAGACGGTGCAGATAAAACAACTTAATCTCTTAATTTTTCATGTATCGTCAGTCATTGTATGTTTCACTGCTTACATGTTTAAAGAAAAACATTTGCTCATCTGAAGAAATTTCATAACAATAATGTATAAATATTTGCCCCTACAAGCAATATCACAAACACCTATCAAGCAAAATCCTGAACTCATGCAGCAAGAACTCGTCAAGAAATAGTCATAGTTATATTCTCACAATATCCGATCTACAGCAAGTACTCGTCGAatacaaaaaacaggaaaaaaattaaACAAACAGAGACGCAGGAGGGAGGAAGGAGGGGCCGGGGTGAGGGAGAACGAAGGACTGGTGGCTACCTGCCTATGCACCGGGCGGCGGCGTTGATGTGTGGGAGCGGCGGCTGCTCCAGGGAGGGAGGCGCTGCTGGGATCCTATACCGGCGGCGTGGCAGCGCGGAGGCTTCGGCCCGCGGCGGAGGGCCGGCAGtagtggcggcggctaggaaccctagcaGTCGCGCTCGGAAAGAAGGCCTCTCTTGTCGGGAGGGAGGCGCTCTCTTCGTTCGCTGGCTAGGGAATAGTGCTGCAATTGTATAAGGGCGCTCGAAACGTGTCGGTCTGGATATCTATGCGGTTGCGGCCTCTGTATCAAAATAGGACGCTCCCCTAAAAAAATTAAATAGAACGCGTCTAGCGAGCGTCCATCGACTCCCTAGTGATCCCGAGCAGCCGACCAGAAAAATAAAATACCTGATCTCCCTTGTTCACAAAAAGAAACACCAGCCGTGCATCTCGTTGCGCTCCATCCCACCTACCAGTGGTCTCCGTCAGTCTCCCATCAGTCTCGCACCAATCGCGTCCTTTCCTCCCCTCCGCTCCTCCACCTATCCCAATCACAACTGCCCCCCGCAGGTCGTCTTCTTCACCGCGAAGGTACTCTCCCTGCAGGATAGAACCACATTGCTCCATGGCATCAAGAAAGAAGCTGAGATCCAAGCGGTGAACCCAGAAAAAAACTCCAGAAAAATTTGTGAGTTCGTCCTCTCCAGACCCTTCCTCCTTCTTTGCCCCTTACCTCCTCTCCAGAATTTGTTGCTTGCTTCCCAGATCTTATTTCATAGTTATCGCGTGGTTGCACGTAGCAGATACAGCAGTACCCAGGAGTGTAGGGGTAGCTATTGTATAGGGGAGAAAAAAATTGTGGGCTTTGCAATTTTTTGGCAGATTTTGTGCAACTTCACCAAGGCGCAAAGCCAACTTAATCATCTGTGTGTGCACCCAGCAGAcataaaacacaaagaaaaaaaggTTGTTGTGCAGATTC
This DNA window, taken from Triticum aestivum cultivar Chinese Spring chromosome 1D, IWGSC CS RefSeq v2.1, whole genome shotgun sequence, encodes the following:
- the LOC123182454 gene encoding dr1-associated corepressor homolog, with protein sequence MRKKLDTRFPAPRIKKIMQADEDVGKIALAVPVLVSKALELFLQDLCDRTYNITVEKGVKTVSSSHLKQCIHSYDVYDFLKNVASKVPDLGAPDSSVDDKLGKRRKHGEDESEEESKRTRNEAACHTSNGRGRGRGRGRGRRAGRGAEREIEHHELGCAQFSKPGHLKVEIGDVVLDTSETKEHTPLSNARASLRNIDLNLDLADYEEDTPQVQPSAPSAPVVTVAPQVQTSGPSVSQLKEEVETKDFLGWQMPEMNKMAMDPVQFALSSNHRLEEDEDYDNEE
- the LOC123182455 gene encoding cysteine proteinase inhibitor translates to MAEAAQGGGLRGRGALLGGVQDAPAGRENDLETIELARFAVAEHNTKANALLEFERLVKVRQQVVAGCMHYFTIEVKEGGAKKLYEAKVWEKAWENFKQLQDFKPAA
- the LOC123182456 gene encoding uncharacterized protein isoform X1, translating into MVALRYAARTLGRFTLRRPQGFGISSTAAEDQQRFLPRLINTNISAPTAAPSTPTAPPDDDPYTVFTMYYGRQGEGQGAVPGLTAEQQKDVASRLVQIDGKKEELYNMISGLERSYNVSGKIVRQNGRLARHLSVLVKPKPNDPYWRLHSRSQRIMDCIHFMGGCCLGPVIVSGFAWWMTEAHAEEKDDSLG
- the LOC123182456 gene encoding uncharacterized protein isoform X2, translating into MVALRYAARTLGRFTLRRPQGFGISSTAAEDQQRFLPRLINTNGLTAEQQKDVASRLVQIDGKKEELYNMISGLERSYNVSGKIVRQNGRLARHLSVLVKPKPNDPYWRLHSRSQRIMDCIHFMGGCCLGPVIVSGFAWWMTEAHAEEKDDSLG